From [Clostridium] symbiosum, a single genomic window includes:
- a CDS encoding cupin domain-containing protein, producing the protein METVIKKNANGGDGEISVKYILNEEEMNGKGKMFSEVTIAPGCSLGYHEHVGNSETYYIIRGEGEYNDNGTIRTVVPGDRTFTPNGYSHGMANKGDTDLVFMALIIYD; encoded by the coding sequence ATGGAAACGGTAATCAAAAAGAATGCCAACGGCGGGGACGGAGAGATCTCGGTAAAATATATCCTGAACGAAGAAGAGATGAACGGCAAGGGCAAGATGTTTTCGGAAGTGACGATTGCACCAGGATGTTCCCTCGGATATCATGAACATGTTGGCAACAGCGAGACCTATTACATTATCAGGGGTGAGGGAGAGTACAATGACAATGGTACAATCCGCACAGTGGTACCCGGAGATCGGACTTTTACCCCCAACGGATACAGCCACGGCATGGCAAATAAGGGGGATACGGATCTGGTATTCATGGCGTTGATTATTTACGATTGA
- a CDS encoding RsiV family protein, producing the protein MRRIKIKRKIKNYTAAAAVTALAALMPIAVTGCKRQVEVDMTAATAETETVPGTGAVQDVDIRKDTLTATGSTETMVESGRHLFFKYDGSIWSLDKATDKLTQVKTFEEGETNESFWVYRGNLYYDVSSADEEGGAFVYGLYKKDLETGEETHLMDPVNQASGIYASEDVLYIRGYNMNQAFALKEDGSLGEELDSNQTVYGRIPEGCHELYSGMLPFMVEHYGYMPVQNDSCLVIAGADGSGAKEVPEVTNTSSVLFDKDGFFVLFQDGSGNTQCYRYDAKTLEKTLLFASSDNPQLIQYRDGYLYYLTSKVYQTVSEGTRFYKVNAETGEVTKAASINTEPGTLNMYDYDGNFFVSEDSIYCQELKDYGVYIGKTDLGTGEEKKLLEPALYQSSIRELGHVEAEKKEIPFSGSGTTAMEIYIETMVFDGDSDAVKAMNRTMEERRAALLSYSDEMASYMDESLSYRDDFHLSTLIYEIAAINYLDDNLVCVEADGYEYSGGAHDMPFKDYFVFNRKTGERMKLNDLVDNSVEELQSIVGRAFRELAEKTNFAFESPEDLEHTIADDVSFDSAFYITPEGVVFYYAPYEIASYAEGFPEVTIPYSELKMKK; encoded by the coding sequence GTGAGAAGAATAAAGATAAAAAGAAAAATTAAAAATTATACGGCCGCAGCCGCGGTGACGGCTCTGGCGGCGCTGATGCCGATTGCCGTAACCGGCTGCAAACGGCAGGTGGAAGTGGATATGACGGCTGCAACGGCAGAGACGGAGACTGTGCCGGGGACCGGGGCGGTTCAGGATGTGGATATCAGGAAGGATACCCTGACGGCCACGGGAAGCACGGAGACGATGGTGGAATCCGGCCGTCATCTTTTCTTTAAGTATGACGGTTCTATCTGGAGCCTTGACAAGGCGACGGACAAGCTGACTCAGGTAAAGACATTTGAGGAGGGCGAGACGAACGAATCCTTCTGGGTTTACCGGGGGAATCTGTATTACGATGTGAGTTCGGCAGATGAAGAGGGCGGAGCCTTTGTATACGGCCTCTATAAAAAGGATCTGGAGACCGGAGAGGAGACGCATCTGATGGATCCGGTGAACCAGGCCTCCGGAATCTACGCATCGGAGGACGTCCTCTATATCCGGGGATATAATATGAATCAGGCATTTGCACTGAAAGAGGACGGCAGCCTCGGAGAAGAGCTGGATTCTAATCAGACCGTGTACGGCCGCATCCCGGAAGGATGCCATGAGCTTTACAGCGGTATGCTGCCCTTTATGGTGGAACACTATGGATATATGCCGGTGCAGAATGACAGCTGTCTGGTCATTGCCGGGGCCGATGGAAGCGGGGCGAAGGAGGTGCCCGAGGTGACCAACACCTCCTCGGTTCTGTTTGACAAAGACGGATTTTTTGTACTGTTCCAGGATGGCAGCGGAAACACCCAGTGCTACCGGTATGATGCAAAAACTCTTGAAAAGACGCTCCTCTTTGCATCATCTGACAATCCCCAGCTGATTCAATACAGGGATGGTTACCTCTATTATCTGACCAGCAAGGTTTACCAGACCGTCAGCGAGGGAACTCGGTTTTATAAGGTGAATGCAGAAACAGGTGAGGTTACAAAAGCCGCTTCCATCAATACGGAACCTGGAACGCTCAATATGTACGATTATGACGGTAACTTTTTTGTCTCGGAGGATTCCATCTACTGTCAGGAGCTCAAGGACTACGGAGTTTATATTGGAAAGACGGACCTTGGCACAGGGGAAGAGAAGAAACTTCTGGAGCCGGCCCTCTATCAGTCATCTATCCGTGAACTGGGGCACGTAGAGGCGGAGAAGAAAGAAATCCCGTTCTCCGGCAGTGGGACAACGGCGATGGAGATTTATATTGAGACAATGGTTTTTGACGGTGACAGTGACGCGGTAAAGGCGATGAACCGCACGATGGAGGAGCGCCGCGCCGCCCTGCTGTCATACAGTGACGAGATGGCGTCTTATATGGATGAATCCCTGAGCTACAGGGACGATTTCCATTTGTCGACGCTTATTTATGAGATTGCGGCGATCAATTATCTCGATGATAACCTGGTCTGCGTGGAGGCGGACGGCTATGAATATTCGGGCGGAGCCCACGATATGCCTTTCAAAGATTATTTTGTCTTTAACCGTAAGACGGGAGAGCGGATGAAGCTGAATGATCTTGTCGATAATTCGGTGGAGGAGCTTCAGAGCATTGTGGGCAGGGCATTCAGGGAGCTGGCGGAGAAGACAAACTTTGCCTTTGAATCCCCGGAAGATCTGGAGCACACAATCGCGGACGACGTAAGCTTTGATTCGGCCTTTTATATCACTCCGGAGGGTGTGGTTTTCTATTATGCACCGTATGAAATCGCATCGTATGCGGAAGGATTCCCGGAAGTAACGATACCGTACTCGGAACTGAAAATGAAAAAATGA
- a CDS encoding exonuclease SbcCD subunit D, with the protein MKFFHISDLHIGRQMNGYGLKDSQESALAQIVEYAADQRPDAVLICGDIYDKSVPSAEAYTVFDLFLNCLSAVRPSMPVLIIAGNHDSPERLSYASSFLGRHQIHISALPPSSPEDRLKKITLEDEWGKVNFYLFPFIKPGYVRHLFEEGKVTGYDSAFRAVLEREEISKEERNVLLAHQFFVSGTGEPSVCDSESVILTSGGLDQIDVSALSAFDYAALGHLHGPQKVGEERFRYSGTPYKYSVSEEHHHKAVMMVTLEEKGTLKTESLPLICRPDVRRIRGPLEDVLAASDGERRGDFVSITLTDETEAYDMKDQLQEAYDRILEIRIDNERTRKKLMEDGEEIKIPDPFEAFCRFYEAIRHCPMTGEQETILRGVLEEIE; encoded by the coding sequence TTGAAATTTTTTCATATATCGGATTTGCATATCGGCAGGCAGATGAACGGATACGGCTTAAAGGACAGCCAGGAGAGCGCACTGGCGCAGATTGTTGAATACGCGGCAGACCAAAGGCCGGATGCCGTCCTCATCTGCGGGGATATTTACGATAAATCGGTTCCTTCGGCCGAGGCGTATACGGTATTTGATTTATTTTTAAACTGTCTGTCCGCCGTCCGGCCGTCTATGCCGGTCCTGATTATAGCCGGCAATCATGATTCACCGGAGAGGCTTTCCTACGCCTCTTCTTTTTTAGGGCGTCATCAGATCCATATCTCCGCCCTGCCGCCGTCTTCGCCGGAGGACAGGCTTAAAAAGATTACGCTGGAGGATGAGTGGGGAAAGGTAAACTTTTATCTGTTTCCCTTTATCAAACCGGGCTATGTGCGCCATCTGTTTGAGGAGGGAAAGGTGACGGGCTACGACAGCGCATTCCGGGCCGTGCTGGAGCGCGAGGAGATCAGCAAAGAGGAAAGAAATGTGCTTCTGGCGCACCAGTTTTTTGTATCGGGGACCGGTGAACCGTCGGTGTGCGATTCTGAGTCCGTGATATTGACGTCGGGCGGCCTTGATCAGATCGATGTATCCGCACTGTCCGCATTCGACTATGCGGCCCTGGGACATCTGCATGGGCCTCAGAAGGTGGGGGAGGAGAGGTTCCGCTACAGCGGCACTCCTTACAAATATTCGGTCAGCGAGGAGCATCATCACAAGGCGGTCATGATGGTCACGCTGGAGGAGAAGGGCACTCTGAAGACGGAGAGCCTGCCTCTGATATGCCGTCCCGATGTCCGCAGGATCAGGGGCCCCCTGGAGGACGTCCTGGCCGCGTCCGACGGGGAGAGAAGGGGAGACTTTGTCAGCATCACCCTGACCGACGAGACGGAAGCATACGATATGAAGGATCAGCTTCAGGAGGCATATGACCGGATTCTGGAAATAAGGATTGATAACGAGAGAACCAGGAAAAAGCTGATGGAGGATGGGGAAGAAATAAAAATTCCGGATCCCTTTGAAGCATTTTGCAGGTTTTATGAGGCAATCCGGCACTGCCCCATGACCGGGGAGCAGGAAACGATTCTGCGCGGCGTGCTGGAGGAGATAGAATGA
- a CDS encoding CocE/NonD family hydrolase, translating to MNTTSYNVISDPLLQSVVQDGMRIDWDVPVVMPDGVTLRADVFRPNDGGRYPALLTYGPYGKNLHMKDGFEASWNILKQNYPEIFEGTTGKYMCWETADPEKWVPDGYAIVRIDSRGAGRSEGYLACASPQEIQDFYDCIEFFAEQPWCNGNIGLAGISYFAVNQWQVASLNPPHLKAICPFEGNTDAFRDNLRHGGIFSDFRAMWYPGQVLRQQHGLGVKGPVSSMNGVLVNGPETLSEEELLQNRADPSLDPRSIEVLNPQFEQKLTALEKITVPVLSCGNWGGNGLHLRGNVEGYNRVSSKQKWLELHGREHFTEFYTDYGVCLQKRFFNYFLKGEGNWPDEQSPVYLRIKHVDGSFTDRAEQEFPLARTNWTKFYLDTVNGSFETSLQTEGSAAYKADSSSLSFFTAPLRKDVEITGPAAAKLFISSTTQDADIFMIFRVLDPEGNDVTTISASDQEGNLGTGWLRASHRKLDTEKSKFYRPWHTHHEKEMLTPNEVYELDVEIWPLCMTVPAGYRFGFTISGRDFSLPIAADHTSNGDWNVDVKVDKARGHSIYTHSIEYAQYDPDGLYSGNTTVYSDQEHASYVLLPVID from the coding sequence ATGAACACAACGAGTTACAATGTTATCAGCGACCCGCTGCTGCAAAGCGTGGTACAGGACGGCATGCGAATAGACTGGGATGTTCCCGTTGTAATGCCGGACGGTGTTACTCTGCGTGCTGATGTATTCCGGCCAAATGACGGCGGCAGATATCCTGCCCTGCTGACTTATGGTCCTTATGGAAAAAATCTGCATATGAAGGATGGTTTTGAAGCAAGCTGGAACATCTTAAAGCAGAACTATCCTGAAATTTTCGAGGGAACTACAGGTAAGTATATGTGCTGGGAAACAGCCGATCCAGAAAAATGGGTGCCGGACGGCTACGCCATTGTCCGTATTGATTCACGGGGCGCCGGACGCTCAGAAGGATATCTGGCCTGTGCCAGCCCCCAGGAAATCCAGGATTTTTATGACTGTATCGAATTTTTTGCAGAACAGCCCTGGTGCAATGGAAATATCGGCTTGGCCGGCATTTCCTATTTCGCTGTCAATCAGTGGCAGGTTGCCAGCCTGAATCCCCCTCATTTAAAGGCAATCTGCCCCTTTGAAGGCAACACGGATGCCTTCCGTGATAATCTGCGCCATGGCGGAATTTTCAGCGACTTCCGCGCGATGTGGTACCCCGGTCAGGTACTGAGGCAGCAGCACGGACTTGGCGTGAAAGGTCCGGTCAGCTCCATGAACGGTGTGCTAGTCAATGGTCCGGAGACTCTGTCCGAAGAGGAACTGCTGCAAAACCGGGCCGATCCTTCCCTGGACCCCCGGAGTATCGAAGTATTAAACCCGCAGTTCGAACAAAAGCTGACTGCCCTGGAGAAAATCACGGTTCCGGTTCTCTCCTGCGGCAACTGGGGAGGAAACGGCCTGCATCTGCGCGGTAATGTAGAGGGATACAACCGTGTCTCCTCCAAACAAAAGTGGCTGGAGCTTCACGGACGTGAGCATTTTACAGAGTTCTATACAGACTACGGAGTTTGCCTGCAGAAAAGATTCTTTAACTATTTCCTGAAAGGCGAGGGAAACTGGCCAGATGAACAGTCTCCAGTCTATCTGCGTATCAAGCATGTGGATGGCTCCTTTACCGACCGTGCTGAGCAAGAATTCCCTCTGGCACGTACAAATTGGACCAAATTCTATCTGGATACGGTAAACGGCTCCTTTGAGACCTCTCTTCAGACAGAAGGCAGCGCTGCTTATAAAGCCGATTCATCCAGTTTATCCTTCTTCACGGCCCCACTCAGGAAAGACGTGGAAATTACCGGGCCGGCTGCTGCTAAGCTCTTTATATCCTCGACTACCCAGGATGCCGATATTTTTATGATATTCCGAGTATTAGATCCGGAGGGCAACGACGTTACCACCATCTCCGCTTCTGACCAGGAAGGTAATCTTGGCACCGGATGGCTGCGCGCCTCTCACCGTAAGCTGGATACTGAAAAGAGTAAATTCTACAGGCCATGGCATACACATCATGAAAAGGAGATGCTGACACCCAATGAGGTCTATGAACTGGATGTGGAAATTTGGCCGCTGTGCATGACGGTGCCGGCCGGATACCGTTTTGGTTTTACAATCAGCGGCAGAGATTTTTCCCTTCCCATCGCAGCCGATCATACCAGTAATGGCGACTGGAACGTGGACGTGAAGGTTGACAAGGCCAGGGGCCATTCCATCTACACGCACAGCATCGAATATGCTCAGTACGATCCGGACGGGCTCTATTCTGGCAATACTACTGTCTATTCCGATCAGGAGCATGCGTCCTATGTGCTGCTTCCGGTCATTGACTGA
- a CDS encoding alanine/glycine:cation symporter family protein, whose amino-acid sequence MYAKIIGLLSNWLYSYILIVLLLGAGIYFTVKTKFIQFRYLKEAIRVVMEPKDDDKSISSFQALMVSTASRVGTGNIAGISTALCIGGPGAMFWMWLTALLGSASAFVESTLAQIYKKRADDGSSYGGPAYYIQAVLKKRWIGILFAVVLIVTYMGGFNMVAAFNIADTFKAYSFYDPSLTPKIVGGVLALAFLFCIFGGGKQISKVTGVLVPVMGLFYIAVSLFIVITHINMVPGMIASIVKGAFDFRAIFGGFAGSAIMQGIKRGLFSNEAGVGSAPNAAASAGVSHPVKQGLVQMLSVYIDTIVICTATAFMLLCSGVAPTKEMAGMSYVQAAVANSLGGFGTIFITLALCLFAFTTLIGNFYYAEMGLGFICNKTPSKNLLHGFRILAAVIVCFGATIEFGVAWDTADVLMGLMAIINLPVIILLAKPAVRCMNDYIQQKKAGKNPVFKAADIQLEDKTDFWN is encoded by the coding sequence TTGTACGCAAAAATTATTGGTTTACTCAGCAACTGGCTTTACAGCTACATATTGATTGTACTGCTGCTCGGAGCAGGAATTTATTTTACCGTGAAAACGAAATTTATCCAGTTCCGCTATTTGAAGGAGGCCATCCGTGTCGTAATGGAGCCAAAAGATGATGATAAATCGATCTCATCCTTCCAGGCTCTGATGGTTTCCACCGCATCTCGTGTCGGTACCGGCAATATCGCGGGTATTTCCACCGCCCTCTGTATCGGCGGCCCGGGAGCCATGTTTTGGATGTGGCTGACCGCACTTTTGGGCAGCGCCTCCGCATTTGTGGAGAGTACCCTGGCCCAGATTTATAAGAAAAGGGCAGATGACGGAAGTTCTTACGGCGGACCTGCATACTATATTCAGGCAGTTCTGAAAAAACGCTGGATCGGCATTTTGTTTGCCGTTGTTTTAATCGTAACTTACATGGGCGGTTTCAACATGGTAGCCGCATTCAACATCGCAGATACATTTAAAGCATACAGCTTTTATGATCCGTCACTGACACCTAAGATTGTGGGCGGTGTTCTGGCGCTTGCTTTCTTATTCTGTATTTTCGGCGGCGGAAAACAGATCTCTAAGGTAACGGGCGTGCTCGTACCGGTGATGGGATTATTCTATATCGCAGTTTCACTGTTTATTGTTATTACCCATATCAACATGGTTCCGGGAATGATTGCTAGCATCGTAAAAGGCGCTTTTGATTTCAGGGCGATTTTCGGAGGCTTTGCCGGTTCTGCTATTATGCAGGGTATCAAGAGAGGTTTATTCTCCAACGAGGCCGGTGTTGGTTCCGCGCCTAACGCTGCGGCATCTGCCGGAGTTTCCCATCCTGTAAAACAGGGCCTTGTTCAGATGCTTTCCGTTTATATCGATACGATCGTCATCTGTACCGCAACTGCATTTATGCTTCTCTGCTCGGGTGTTGCACCGACAAAAGAGATGGCAGGTATGAGCTATGTACAGGCTGCAGTGGCCAATTCATTGGGCGGCTTCGGAACGATTTTCATTACGTTAGCCCTCTGCCTCTTTGCATTTACAACACTGATTGGAAACTTCTACTATGCGGAGATGGGCCTTGGCTTCATCTGCAATAAGACACCGAGTAAGAACCTGCTCCACGGATTCCGTATTCTGGCTGCAGTGATTGTATGCTTCGGCGCGACGATCGAATTCGGCGTTGCCTGGGATACGGCGGACGTTCTGATGGGCCTGATGGCAATCATCAACCTTCCGGTCATCATCCTTCTCGCTAAACCGGCCGTTCGCTGCATGAACGACTATATCCAGCAGAAAAAAGCAGGAAAGAATCCTGTATTTAAGGCTGCTGATATTCAGCTTGAAGATAAGACGGATTTCTGGAATTAG
- the glsA gene encoding glutaminase A codes for MVQEMLEKALEEGRKEIVHGETASYIPELGNVDKNHLGICIYTAGGEVFKAGDTDIRFTIQSISKVISLAAALEVCGFDKVFAKVGMEPSGDAFNSLVKLDLSSNYPYNPMINSGAIAVASYLMPVVSFEEMLQFARKLCLDPGIVLDEKVCRSEMTHSARNRAIAYLLESKGIIDSDVEKSLDLYVKMCSLSVTAESLAGLGMVLAGGGIHPETGERLLDADVVRVVKTIMLTCGMYDGSGEFAVQVGIPSKSGVGGGILSVVEKKMGIGIYGPALDQKGNSIAGRYMLKYLSEKLRLHMFAEDTL; via the coding sequence ATGGTTCAGGAAATGCTTGAAAAGGCATTGGAGGAAGGCAGGAAGGAAATTGTCCACGGAGAGACGGCATCTTACATACCGGAGCTTGGCAATGTAGACAAAAATCATCTGGGAATCTGCATCTATACTGCCGGAGGGGAAGTATTCAAAGCAGGAGACACAGATATCCGTTTTACCATCCAGAGTATATCAAAGGTGATATCCCTGGCGGCGGCGCTGGAAGTCTGCGGATTTGATAAGGTGTTCGCCAAAGTGGGCATGGAGCCCTCCGGCGACGCATTTAATTCCCTGGTGAAGCTGGATCTTTCCAGCAATTATCCATATAATCCGATGATTAATTCAGGCGCGATTGCTGTGGCCAGCTATTTGATGCCGGTGGTCAGCTTTGAAGAAATGCTTCAGTTTGCCAGAAAGCTCTGTCTGGATCCGGGAATTGTCCTGGATGAGAAAGTCTGCCGTTCGGAGATGACGCACAGTGCGAGAAACAGGGCCATCGCTTATCTGCTGGAAAGCAAGGGGATTATAGACAGCGATGTGGAAAAGAGCCTGGATCTCTATGTGAAAATGTGCTCCCTGAGTGTGACGGCGGAAAGCCTGGCGGGACTGGGAATGGTCCTGGCCGGAGGCGGAATCCATCCGGAGACGGGAGAAAGACTGCTGGATGCAGATGTAGTGAGAGTGGTAAAGACAATTATGCTGACCTGTGGAATGTACGACGGTTCGGGGGAGTTCGCCGTGCAGGTCGGAATTCCATCCAAGAGTGGAGTCGGAGGGGGAATCCTTTCAGTGGTTGAAAAGAAGATGGGCATCGGAATCTACGGCCCCGCTCTGGATCAAAAAGGGAATAGCATTGCAGGCAGATATATGTTAAAATATTTGTCGGAGAAATTGCGGCTGCATATGTTTGCCGAGGACACTCTGTAG
- a CDS encoding MFS transporter — MNKKIHYGWFIVAACFLINFCIIGITSLGVSVFLPALRTKLGLTGAQSSFVLSIQGITTIVTLKIAGSFYKKYSPRVVCFVFGIFAVLGFLVMAHSQSIGMLYAGAALTGLTLGGGGHIPTTSLVNRWFSQKRGTAIGIYSVGASMSGILFIPIISWVIQSRSLMTAFYVTAILILACQCTAFLIIRDSPADKGLKPFGYGDAPAAANKAPAAASASGITYREAHRMPRYYLLAFVIFAIGFTVKPALSHRMIYAVSIGFDQLAVSAAISVASMVSFVTTPIYGMLKDRFGTYTSNWYIFTMWTLALLSFNLITDSPSMIYAVCVICTFGSVIGSMSSPFWVTDLFGTRDYGQIYSDMLIFSNIGIIVGSYAFGAIADLTGTYLSGYQICAVLVVICLIITQSLYRSQSRKAVMPETATAK, encoded by the coding sequence ATGAATAAAAAAATACATTATGGATGGTTTATCGTCGCAGCGTGTTTTCTGATTAATTTTTGCATAATCGGAATCACTTCCCTTGGCGTTTCCGTATTTTTGCCCGCTCTTCGGACAAAGCTCGGATTGACCGGCGCACAAAGTTCATTCGTTCTTTCCATTCAGGGAATCACCACCATCGTGACTCTGAAAATCGCCGGTTCCTTTTATAAAAAATACAGCCCCCGTGTTGTCTGTTTTGTATTCGGTATTTTTGCCGTACTCGGTTTTCTGGTTATGGCCCATTCCCAGTCAATAGGAATGCTGTATGCAGGCGCTGCTCTCACCGGTTTAACTCTTGGAGGAGGCGGCCATATTCCAACCACTTCCCTGGTTAACCGCTGGTTTTCCCAGAAGCGCGGAACTGCCATAGGCATATATTCCGTAGGAGCCAGTATGTCGGGAATCCTGTTTATACCGATTATCTCCTGGGTTATCCAGAGCCGTTCACTGATGACGGCCTTCTATGTGACAGCCATTCTGATTCTGGCCTGCCAGTGCACCGCCTTCCTGATTATCCGCGACTCACCTGCCGATAAAGGACTTAAGCCATTTGGCTACGGAGATGCGCCGGCAGCGGCAAATAAGGCACCGGCCGCTGCTTCGGCAAGCGGCATCACTTATCGTGAGGCTCACAGAATGCCGCGGTATTATCTCCTGGCATTTGTCATATTTGCAATTGGCTTTACCGTGAAACCGGCGCTCAGCCACCGAATGATATATGCCGTCAGTATCGGTTTTGATCAGCTTGCGGTGTCGGCCGCTATCTCAGTTGCCAGTATGGTCAGCTTTGTTACAACGCCAATCTACGGTATGCTGAAAGATAGATTCGGTACTTACACCTCCAACTGGTACATTTTCACTATGTGGACCCTGGCGCTTCTAAGCTTTAACCTGATTACTGATAGCCCGTCTATGATTTACGCCGTCTGTGTAATCTGTACGTTCGGCTCAGTTATAGGAAGCATGAGCTCCCCGTTTTGGGTTACCGACTTATTCGGAACGCGTGACTACGGACAGATTTATTCCGATATGCTGATCTTTTCTAACATCGGTATTATTGTCGGCTCCTATGCCTTCGGCGCAATCGCCGACTTGACAGGAACGTATTTGTCCGGCTATCAAATCTGTGCGGTGCTTGTCGTGATATGTCTTATTATTACTCAATCTTTATACAGAAGCCAGAGCAGAAAAGCCGTTATGCCAGAAACTGCCACTGCCAAATAA
- the uraA gene encoding uracil permease, giving the protein MESHRIIQVEEKVPFNLLVPLSIQHMFAMFGASVLVPFLFGINPAIVLFMNGVGTLLFILVTKGKAPAYLGSSFAFLAPAGIVIEKFGYAYALGGFVAVGFCGCILAFIIYKFGSEWIDIVLPPAAMGPVVALIGLELSGTAANNAGLLDEVIDPKKMIVFLVTLGVAVFGSILFRGFLSVIPILIAVIMGYVAAIACGLVDFAPVANAPVFAIPNFSSPKFNPEAIMIILPVILVITSEHIGHQVVTSKIVGRDLLKDPGLHRSLFGDNFSTMLSGFIGSVPTTTYGENIGVMAVTRVYSVRVIAGAAVLSIVCSFIGKLSMLISTIPGPVIGGISFLLYGMIGTSGLRILVDSRVDYGNSRNLALTSVIFVTGLSGIKLSIGNIQMTGMVLACVVGMILSLIFHVLDKLKLTNE; this is encoded by the coding sequence ATGGAAAGTCATCGTATTATTCAGGTTGAGGAGAAAGTGCCGTTTAACCTGCTGGTGCCCCTCAGCATCCAGCACATGTTCGCCATGTTCGGCGCATCGGTGCTGGTTCCGTTTTTGTTCGGTATCAATCCGGCTATCGTTTTATTCATGAATGGTGTGGGAACCCTGCTGTTTATCCTGGTGACGAAAGGAAAAGCGCCCGCTTATCTGGGTTCCAGCTTTGCATTTCTGGCTCCTGCCGGGATTGTCATTGAGAAGTTCGGCTATGCCTACGCGCTCGGCGGTTTCGTTGCGGTCGGATTCTGCGGCTGTATTCTTGCATTTATTATTTACAAATTCGGTTCGGAGTGGATTGACATCGTGCTGCCTCCTGCGGCCATGGGTCCGGTTGTGGCTCTGATTGGCCTGGAACTGTCCGGAACGGCGGCAAACAACGCGGGACTTCTGGATGAAGTGATAGACCCGAAAAAGATGATTGTTTTCCTCGTAACACTGGGAGTTGCCGTGTTCGGCTCCATCTTGTTCAGGGGATTTTTGTCCGTCATCCCAATCTTAATTGCAGTCATTATGGGATATGTGGCGGCCATTGCCTGTGGACTGGTGGATTTTGCCCCGGTGGCCAATGCCCCTGTTTTTGCAATCCCCAACTTCTCCTCCCCGAAATTTAACCCGGAGGCGATTATGATTATTCTGCCGGTCATCCTTGTTATCACGTCGGAGCATATCGGCCATCAGGTCGTGACCAGCAAGATTGTGGGACGTGACCTTTTAAAGGATCCGGGACTTCACCGTTCCTTATTCGGAGATAATTTTTCCACGATGCTGTCCGGTTTTATCGGCTCTGTACCGACGACCACATATGGAGAGAATATCGGGGTCATGGCCGTGACGAGGGTCTATAGTGTCCGCGTTATTGCCGGTGCGGCCGTGCTTTCCATCGTTTGTTCCTTTATCGGTAAATTATCCATGTTAATCAGCACGATTCCGGGACCGGTCATCGGAGGAATTTCTTTCCTGCTCTACGGTATGATTGGTACGTCCGGACTCCGCATTCTGGTGGATTCAAGGGTTGACTATGGCAATTCAAGGAATCTGGCCCTCACGTCGGTCATCTTTGTAACCGGTCTTTCGGGTATCAAATTAAGCATCGGAAATATCCAGATGACGGGAATGGTCCTGGCCTGTGTGGTCGGAATGATCCTGAGCCTGATTTTCCATGTGCTGGACAAACTTAAGCTGACAAACGAGTAA